A region of the Desulfovibrio desulfuricans genome:
CATTCTCCACGCGCAGTTTGCTGCGCTGGGGTGATCTGACCGTTCGCTTTCAGCCTCTGGCTCATCAAGGCGTACAGCCCGTCACCTATGCCCTCGACCGGGCGCTGGGATTCCGAGCCAGCCGTGAAACCCGCGCTATGTTGCACGAGCTGGCCCAACGTATGTTCCCTCAACAGGTGGAAGCTGAGTCCCCCCAAACGGTAACGGCAGAAATTGAAATCCTGCAAGGCGAGCAAGCCCTACGCTTCATGCGTGGCCATCTGCACCACACACCGACAGTGACCAAGCCCCTCGTTCATCTTCAGGTAATCTACAATCTTTCCGGCAAAAAGCAGGACGGCAAGTTCTGGATCGGCGAGGCTAGCCCTGTGGGCCTCACGCTAAAGTGGGGCAAGCCGGACACCGTTGGCCAGCAGCACTTTATTCCCGCCGAAAACTGTGAGGGCAACAATTCCGTGATGGAGCTTGAAGCACGCGCAGAAAAGAAAATCAAAGAAGGCTACTCCCTCAATACAACAAGAAGCTCATTCTAGGAGGCTACTATGGCACAACTTGTTTCTGACATCCGTATTCTTGATAACTTGCTGGCCCTCAATCTCAACGTCAGCTTGTGGTCAGCCCGACGCAAAATGAGTCAGGAAGACCTGGGCGGCGCAGAACTACCCCCTGAAGATCTAGCTTCTTTGGGCTCAAAGCGCATTGCCGACCCGGAAAACCTCAAGGTGTTCGGCACACTCAAAGCCCGCGCCTTCAACTACCTTGACCGGCAAGGTGTACGGTTTATGTCCGGCTGGGCCATCCCCGAAGAAAAGGCCGGCGAAATCGTGCAGGAGCTGCTTAACATCCGCACTGAATTCCAGAAAGAAAAGGAAGCATTTCTGGCTGACTATGACCAAAATGTGCAGGCATGGATTGAGAAGCACCATCAGTGGGGCGAAATCATTCGTAACTCCCTTGTGGGGCCTGACTATGTACGCGCCCGCATGGATTTCCGCTGGCAGTTGTACAAGGTGGCCCCGCTTGAACAGCACACAGACAACACCGCTGTGCTGGAAGCTGGTCTGGCGGAAGAGGTGCAGGGCCTCGGCGGCACTCTGTTTGATGAGGTGGCTAAGTCGGCTGACGATATATGGCGCAGGGTTTATCACGGCAAGACGGAAGTAACCCACAAGGCGCTTTCACCGTTGCGCACCCTGCATGCCAAGCTCACGGGCTTGTCTTTCGTAGAGCCACATGTGGCCCCGGTGGCTGACATCGTGCAGGCTGCACTGCTGCGCATGCCCAAGAAGGGCAACATCACCGGTACAGACCTGTTGCTGTTGCAGGGGCTGGTCTGCCTGCTCAAGGACAGTACGGCCCTTGTGGGCCACGCCCAAAAAGTTATTGAGGGCTACGGCCCGGCCTTTGTGTTGGATGCGCTGCTCGCCGTACCATGCACTATGCCAGTACAGGATGACAACGCGAGGCAGGTAGAGGGTACAGTTAATGGAGATGATGACGAGCCAATTCTGCCTGATATTTCTATGGCTGACAGCGCGTTACCGCATCCTGCCATACCCAGCCTAGGCCTGTGGTGACGCTATGATACGCACAAAAGACGTTCTCAACTGTCTGCCCCTTGTGGCATCTATCCTTGGCGACCGCTATGGGGTGCAGGTGCGTATTGGCGGCAAGGAGGCTTGCACCAACGGTAAAGTTATCCATCTGCCATCGTTGCCCATTGATTGTGAGCCTGAATTATTGGCATTGGCGAGGTCGTTTGTGGATCATGAATCCGGCCATATCCGGCACACTGATTTTAGCGTGCTGAAAGCTGAAAACCTTGATCCTGTGACCTTCAACCTCTTCAATTGCCTTGAGGACTGGCGCGTTGAAAAAATGCTGTCAGGCATTTTCCCTGGCTGCCGAAGAAACTTGAACTGGTTGATACGACGATTCTTTGTAGAGCAAGCACAGCCAAGGGCCGGGGATGATTCCCCGGCCCTTGCTGTTTTGGACTATGTGCTGTTGACAGTGCGAGCCTGGGATGTGGATGCGGTGACCCCGGCACGCCAACACGCGGCAAACATCGTGGAGCAGCACTTCCCCAGCTTGAGAGATGTTTTGGATGCCATCTTGGTCAAGGTTTATATTCATTGCCCGGATACAAAGGCAGCAGTCGAATACGCTCGACAAATTGCCAAATGCATCAGGCAGTGGGAACCGCCTCGACAGGCTTCAACTAGCAAACGCGCGAGTACGAACGACCAAGGAGCCACACCTAGGGCGACAGGGGAGGTCAACGATTCTGCCACACAAATCAACCAGCAATCTGAACCGGTCCAACCATCGAGTGATTTACCACTCAAGGCCATTTTCCATGCGGAGGGGCAGGATCTACCCCAGCAACTCGGCGAAATCATGGCGATTGAGCTTGCCAATAACAGCGCAGAATCCGCTGGTGACGCATTGACCGTGGCGGTAGAAGGCACCCGACATGCAACCCCCTTGCCAGCAGAGCAGAAGCTGCAAGCCCTTCAGGCCAGCATTGCCCTGCGCACTCGCCTTCAGGGCTTTCTGCAGGCGCAAACGCAAAGGCGATGCAGTATTGGTCGCAGGGGCACATTGCATGCCAATTCGCTACATCGTCTGCAGGTTGGCAATGCTCGTGTTTTCCAAAAAGAGTCTGTGCAACTGGGCCTCAATACGGCTGTCCATGTCCTGCTGGACGTAAGCGGCAGCATGGCTGGCGCACCGATTAATCTTGCCAATCGGGCCTGCTATGCCGTGGCAACAGCGCTGAGCCATATCCGTGGCGTGAATCCAGCGGTTACGGCTTTCCCCGCTACGACGGTCACAAACTCTATATTCCCCATCATGCGGCATGGGCACGCGGTGCCAGATCTGTTCGACATTCGGGCTTCTGGCGGCACACCCTTGGCTGGGGCCTTGTGGTGGGTTCTGCAAACCATGCTGCCCCTAAAAGAGCAACGCAAGATGATCTTGGTTATCACTGACGGCATGCCGGACAACCCGCTTGCTGCAAACAATGCCATAGGGGTGGCGCAAAAACTTGGTTTTGAAGTTTACGGCCTTGGCATTCGGGATGAACACATCACGCACCTGCTGCCGCACACAAGTAAGGTGGTCAACGATCTGCCTGATCTGGTGCCTGCCATGTTTGCCATGCTGCAGGCTGCATTACTC
Encoded here:
- a CDS encoding DUF3150 domain-containing protein, translated to MAQLVSDIRILDNLLALNLNVSLWSARRKMSQEDLGGAELPPEDLASLGSKRIADPENLKVFGTLKARAFNYLDRQGVRFMSGWAIPEEKAGEIVQELLNIRTEFQKEKEAFLADYDQNVQAWIEKHHQWGEIIRNSLVGPDYVRARMDFRWQLYKVAPLEQHTDNTAVLEAGLAEEVQGLGGTLFDEVAKSADDIWRRVYHGKTEVTHKALSPLRTLHAKLTGLSFVEPHVAPVADIVQAALLRMPKKGNITGTDLLLLQGLVCLLKDSTALVGHAQKVIEGYGPAFVLDALLAVPCTMPVQDDNARQVEGTVNGDDDEPILPDISMADSALPHPAIPSLGLW
- a CDS encoding cobaltochelatase CobT-related protein, encoding MIRTKDVLNCLPLVASILGDRYGVQVRIGGKEACTNGKVIHLPSLPIDCEPELLALARSFVDHESGHIRHTDFSVLKAENLDPVTFNLFNCLEDWRVEKMLSGIFPGCRRNLNWLIRRFFVEQAQPRAGDDSPALAVLDYVLLTVRAWDVDAVTPARQHAANIVEQHFPSLRDVLDAILVKVYIHCPDTKAAVEYARQIAKCIRQWEPPRQASTSKRASTNDQGATPRATGEVNDSATQINQQSEPVQPSSDLPLKAIFHAEGQDLPQQLGEIMAIELANNSAESAGDALTVAVEGTRHATPLPAEQKLQALQASIALRTRLQGFLQAQTQRRCSIGRRGTLHANSLHRLQVGNARVFQKESVQLGLNTAVHVLLDVSGSMAGAPINLANRACYAVATALSHIRGVNPAVTAFPATTVTNSIFPIMRHGHAVPDLFDIRASGGTPLAGALWWVLQTMLPLKEQRKMILVITDGMPDNPLAANNAIGVAQKLGFEVYGLGIRDEHITHLLPHTSKVVNDLPDLVPAMFAMLQAALLKGGAV